Proteins encoded in a region of the Gammaproteobacteria bacterium genome:
- a CDS encoding rhodanese-like domain-containing protein — MTDSPLKALTPQQAWQMMQDDPRTLMIDIRSSMEFLFVGHPVGAVHIPWIDEPEWMVNPHFVAEVRKLLLGGAVCDVDEGCAPIILICRSGKRSKEAGKALFSDKLTNVYHVEEGFEGDLDEHHHRGTSGGWRFRGLPWEQC; from the coding sequence ATGACTGATTCCCCGTTGAAGGCCCTGACACCGCAGCAGGCCTGGCAGATGATGCAGGATGACCCCCGCACACTGATGATCGACATCCGCTCGTCGATGGAATTCCTGTTCGTGGGTCACCCGGTCGGGGCCGTCCACATCCCCTGGATCGACGAACCGGAATGGATGGTGAATCCCCATTTCGTCGCCGAGGTGCGAAAACTACTTCTCGGTGGGGCCGTCTGCGATGTGGACGAGGGTTGCGCCCCGATCATCCTGATCTGCAGGAGTGGCAAACGCTCGAAGGAGGCGGGCAAGGCGCTGTTCTCGGACAAGTTGACGAATGTGTACCATGTGGAAGAGGGTTTCGAGGGTGATCTGGACGAGCACCACCACCGCGGCACCTCGGGAGGCTGGCGCTTCCGCGGATTGCCCTGGGAGCAGTGCTGA
- a CDS encoding MBL fold metallo-hydrolase, with translation MRPLFIDLDHGVVCVDSGYQRPGLAAVYLVIEGGRAAVIDTGTANSTPNVLHSLEHHGVSPESVDYVMPTHVHLDHAGGSGILAGTFANASIVVHPRGVRHLVDPTRLIESATAVYGESEFERLFGMLTPVPEDRITVAEDGMVLDLNGRGLRILDTPGHARHHYSVYDERSRGFFTGDTFGLSYPEVEGGETAFVFPTTTPVQFDPTAWDRTLDRFLTFPAERMYLTHFGRVEEVGRLVEDLRRRIGDHAEIARSAREAHDRHQRILNDLKDYLVSELRDCDSATNPERALSVYGMDLELNAQGLDVWLDRPR, from the coding sequence GTGAGACCGCTATTTATTGATCTCGACCATGGCGTGGTCTGCGTCGACAGTGGCTATCAGCGTCCCGGTCTGGCCGCCGTCTATCTCGTCATCGAGGGCGGTCGCGCCGCGGTCATCGACACGGGAACCGCCAACAGCACCCCAAACGTGCTGCACTCGCTCGAACACCACGGGGTCTCTCCCGAGTCCGTCGACTATGTCATGCCTACCCACGTCCACCTCGACCATGCCGGCGGTTCAGGCATTCTGGCCGGGACCTTCGCCAACGCAAGCATCGTGGTCCATCCGCGAGGGGTCAGGCACCTGGTCGATCCCACCCGATTGATCGAGAGCGCCACAGCGGTCTATGGCGAATCGGAGTTCGAACGGCTCTTCGGCATGCTGACGCCCGTGCCGGAGGACCGGATCACGGTTGCCGAAGACGGAATGGTTCTCGATCTCAACGGCCGCGGACTGCGGATCCTGGATACCCCGGGGCACGCACGCCACCACTACAGCGTATACGACGAGCGTTCCCGGGGATTCTTCACCGGCGACACCTTCGGTCTGAGTTACCCCGAGGTCGAGGGTGGCGAGACCGCCTTTGTTTTCCCCACCACCACACCCGTTCAGTTCGACCCCACCGCATGGGACCGGACACTCGACCGCTTCCTGACGTTTCCGGCTGAGCGCATGTACCTCACCCACTTTGGCAGGGTAGAAGAGGTGGGAAGGCTCGTAGAAGACCTGCGACGCCGAATCGGCGATCACGCTGAAATTGCGCGATCGGCACGGGAGGCTCACGACCGCCATCAGCGGATTCTGAACGACTTGAAGGACTACCTGGTATCTGAACTGCGAGACTGCGACAGTGCGACGAACCCGGAACGGGCATTATCGGTCTATGGGATGGATCTTGAACTGAATGCCCAGGGACTGGACGTATGGCTGGACCGGCCGCGCTGA
- a CDS encoding kinase/pyrophosphorylase, which yields MQAVFYISNRTAITAETMGQSLLAQFPDVAFREITVPYIDTSQKATATIEQIRQIAGESSGLPLVIASLADPEIREIFLQYEGAIVLDLFESFLPPLSEALGIQPIHREGPSHRFSNRGRYDSRIKAMNFTLLHDDGSYTRQYGHADIILTGVSRSGKTPTCIYLALQFGVRAANYPLTENDLRSSDLPEVLREHAAKLYGLTTQPERLHIIRSERRPDSRYASLARCRSEIRAAEALFREYGIPFLNTETRSIEEIATCIAQERGLRTRAVAG from the coding sequence TTCAAACCGAACGGCGATCACCGCGGAAACCATGGGACAAAGCCTGCTCGCCCAGTTCCCGGACGTGGCGTTCAGAGAAATCACCGTGCCCTATATCGACACTTCGCAGAAGGCCACCGCAACGATCGAGCAGATCCGGCAGATCGCCGGGGAATCCTCCGGGCTGCCGCTGGTGATCGCCTCCCTGGCCGATCCCGAGATTCGCGAAATCTTCCTGCAATACGAGGGAGCGATCGTGCTCGACCTGTTCGAAAGCTTCCTGCCCCCCCTGTCCGAGGCGCTGGGGATCCAGCCCATTCATCGGGAGGGCCCTTCTCACCGCTTTTCGAATCGCGGCAGATACGACTCGCGAATCAAGGCGATGAACTTCACGCTGCTCCACGACGACGGCAGTTATACGCGCCAGTACGGGCACGCCGATATCATCCTCACCGGGGTATCCCGTTCCGGCAAGACCCCGACCTGCATCTACCTGGCCCTGCAGTTCGGGGTCCGGGCGGCGAATTATCCTCTGACCGAGAACGATCTGCGCTCTAGCGACCTTCCCGAGGTCCTTCGCGAACACGCCGCCAAGCTCTACGGCCTGACGACGCAACCGGAGCGACTGCACATCATCCGCAGCGAGCGGCGCCCCGACAGCCGCTATGCCTCACTGGCACGGTGCCGCTCCGAGATCCGCGCCGCGGAAGCCCTGTTTCGCGAATACGGGATACCGTTTCTGAATACCGAAACCCGTTCCATCGAGGAGATCGCCACCTGTATCGCGCAGGAACGCGGACTGCGCACGCGGGCGGTGGCTGGGTGA
- the cysC gene encoding adenylyl-sulfate kinase, producing MVQKSSNTVWHDASVSREMRERQNGHKAVILWFTGLSGAGKSTLAHAVEERLHNLHSRTIVLDGDNVRHGLCGDLTFSEDDRKENIRRIGEMVKLFLDAGVISLTAFISPFRADRQRVRDLAPEGDFIEIYCHASLDVCESRDVKGLYKKARAGEIKDFTGISSPYEIPENAEIVVDTGSEPLEECVDQVIEYLQLRGDLPKLRGHGVRMKVA from the coding sequence ATGGTGCAGAAGAGCAGCAACACGGTATGGCACGACGCTTCCGTATCTCGAGAGATGAGGGAGCGTCAGAACGGTCACAAGGCCGTTATTCTATGGTTCACGGGTCTGTCGGGGGCGGGTAAATCGACCCTGGCCCACGCCGTGGAAGAGCGGTTACACAATTTGCATTCTCGCACGATCGTACTCGACGGCGACAATGTCCGCCATGGGCTGTGCGGCGACCTGACCTTCTCGGAAGATGACCGCAAGGAGAACATCCGTCGCATCGGGGAAATGGTGAAGCTGTTTCTGGATGCCGGCGTCATCTCGCTGACGGCATTCATCTCCCCGTTCCGCGCCGATCGCCAGCGCGTCAGGGACCTCGCGCCGGAAGGGGACTTCATCGAGATCTATTGCCACGCGTCGCTCGATGTCTGCGAGTCCCGGGACGTCAAGGGTCTGTACAAGAAGGCGCGTGCCGGTGAGATCAAGGATTTCACCGGAATTTCCTCGCCCTACGAGATTCCCGAGAACGCGGAGATCGTGGTGGACACCGGCAGCGAGCCGCTCGAGGAATGCGTCGACCAGGTCATCGAATACCTGCAGCTCCGCGGTGACCTGCCGAAGCTCAGGGGACATGGCGTTCGCATGAAGGTCGCGTAG
- the icd gene encoding NADP-dependent isocitrate dehydrogenase, which yields MSPNSYLHVKRPQEGEQITVYADQSLSIPDTPIIPYIEGDGIGSDITPVMRNVVDAAVTAAYGGGRSIMWMEVYAGEKAVEVYGPDEWLPEETLEAMQEFVVSIKGPLTTPVGGGMRSLNVSIRQVMDLYACVRPIHYFPGTPTPLKDASNTEMVIFRENTEDIYAGIEWPAESDGARKVIDFLQGEMGVTQIRFPDTSGIGVKPVSRDGTRRLVHKALTYAIDNDRDSVTLVHKGNIMKYTEGAFRSWGYELARESFGAEVIDGGPWCRMKNPKTGKEVVIKDMIADNFLQQILLKPELYDVIATMNLNGDYLSDALAAQVGGIGMAPGANMADSVAVFEATHGTAPKYTGQNRVNPGSIILSAEMMLRYMGWKEAADRIIQGMSGAIAAGTVTYDLARIMEGATKVTSSGFGDAVIDHMQAQA from the coding sequence ATGTCGCCGAACAGCTATCTGCATGTCAAACGCCCACAGGAAGGAGAGCAGATCACGGTCTACGCCGATCAGTCACTGAGCATCCCCGATACCCCGATCATTCCGTACATCGAGGGCGACGGGATCGGCAGTGACATCACTCCGGTCATGCGGAACGTTGTCGACGCGGCGGTGACGGCGGCCTATGGGGGCGGACGCAGCATCATGTGGATGGAGGTCTATGCCGGAGAAAAGGCCGTCGAGGTCTACGGCCCCGACGAATGGTTGCCGGAGGAAACGCTGGAGGCCATGCAGGAGTTCGTCGTGTCCATCAAGGGTCCCCTGACCACGCCGGTCGGGGGTGGCATGCGATCGCTGAATGTGTCGATTCGCCAGGTGATGGACCTCTACGCCTGCGTTCGACCCATTCACTATTTCCCGGGTACCCCGACACCACTGAAGGACGCGTCGAACACCGAGATGGTGATCTTTCGCGAGAATACCGAAGACATCTACGCCGGTATTGAATGGCCGGCGGAATCGGACGGGGCCCGCAAGGTCATCGATTTCCTGCAGGGGGAGATGGGGGTCACGCAGATCCGCTTTCCGGACACCTCAGGAATCGGTGTGAAGCCGGTATCCCGCGACGGCACGCGCCGCCTGGTCCACAAGGCGCTGACCTATGCGATCGATAACGATCGCGATTCGGTCACGCTCGTGCACAAGGGAAACATCATGAAGTACACCGAGGGCGCCTTTCGTAGCTGGGGATACGAACTCGCCCGCGAGTCGTTCGGGGCCGAGGTGATCGATGGGGGGCCATGGTGTCGGATGAAGAATCCGAAGACCGGTAAGGAGGTCGTCATCAAGGACATGATCGCGGACAATTTCCTGCAGCAGATCCTGCTGAAGCCGGAACTCTATGACGTGATCGCCACCATGAATCTCAACGGCGACTACCTGTCCGACGCGCTGGCCGCCCAGGTCGGCGGGATCGGGATGGCGCCGGGTGCGAACATGGCCGACAGCGTCGCAGTCTTCGAAGCCACGCACGGAACGGCACCGAAATACACGGGGCAGAACCGGGTCAATCCGGGCTCGATTATCCTTTCCGCCGAGATGATGCTCCGTTACATGGGCTGGAAGGAGGCGGCGGACAGGATTATCCAGGGCATGAGCGGTGCCATCGCGGCCGGTACCGTGACCTACGATCTGGCCAGGATCATGGAGGGGGCGACCAAGGTGACCTCCTCGGGTTTCGGGGATGCCGTCATTGATCACATGCAGGCGCAAGCATAG